The following coding sequences are from one Triticum aestivum cultivar Chinese Spring chromosome 5A, IWGSC CS RefSeq v2.1, whole genome shotgun sequence window:
- the LOC123104454 gene encoding ycf49-like protein produces the protein MASLRLVAALAPSPPPPSRREPRKPPPPGARLARGVTLAAAAATVAAAAASPPALAALAEPANALSLPTWAVHVSSVAEWVTAMALVWDYGERTGLKGWKGLSWGMVPLLGGAMCACTWHFFYNSESLEVLVALQGALTVIGNITMCIAAYRIYKGSQESTNNNSP, from the exons ATGGCGTCTCTCCGGCTCGTGGCAGCACTGGCGCCCTCGCCCCCGCCCCCATCTCGGCGGGAGCCGCGGAAACCTCCGCCGCCCGGGGCCCGCTTGGCGAGGGGCGTCACCCTCGCGGCGGCCGCCGCCACCGTGGCCGCGGCCGCGGCCTCGCCGCCGGCGCTAGCGGCGCTGGCCGAGCCGGCGAACGCGCTGTCGCTGCCCACCTGGGCCGTCCACGTCTCCAGCGTCGCCGAGTG GGTGACGGCGATGGCGCTGGTCTGGGACTACGGGGAGCGCACGGGGTTGAAGGGCTGGAAGGGCCTCTCATGGGGGATG GTTCCGCTTCTCGGCGGAGCGATGTGCGCGTGCACGTGGCATTTCTTCTACAATTCAGAGTCTCTCGAG GTACTTGTGGCGCTTCAAGGTGCGCTTACAGTGATCGGTAACATAACAATGTGCATAGCTGCGTACCGCATCTACAAAGGGTCCCAAGAAAGCACTAACAACAACAGTCCATAA
- the LOC123104453 gene encoding probable sodium/metabolite cotransporter BASS5, chloroplastic, with the protein MAPAVVRRAHFSSSCPSAGRRQLGGRADRVSLAPREASPPRVSWEQGSGVPIRGRVWAKAGGSFQQDRSGVGAASPSPLQGVEEGRVDFLKILKSANSIIPHVVLGSTILALLYPPSFTWFTTRYYAPALGFLMFAVGVNSSVKDFIEAIKRPGAIAAGYIGQFIAKPFFGFLFGTLAVTTFNLPTAVGAGIMLVSCVSGAQLSNYATFLTDPHMAPLSIVMTSLSTASAVFFTPTLSYLLIGKKLPVDVVGMMSSIVQIVVAPIAAGLLLNRFLPRLCSAIQPFLPPLSVFVTALCVGSPLAINIKAVLSPYGLSIVFLLFAFHTTSFVAGYHLAGTWFHKSADVKALQRTISFETGMQSSLLALALANRFFPDPLVGVPPAVSVVLMSLMGFGLVMLWSKKTQV; encoded by the exons ATGGCACCCGCCGTCGTGAGGCGGGCCCACTTCTCGAGCTCCTGCCCGTCGGCCGGCCGGCGGCAGCTCGGCGGGAGGGCGGATCGGGTCTCGCTGGCTCCCCGCGAGGCCTCGCCGCCGCGCGTTTCATGGG AGCAGGGATCTGGGGTGCCCATCAGGGGACGAGTCTGGGCCAAGGCCGGTGGTTCGTTCCAGCAAGATCGCAGTGGGGTGGGCGCTGCGTCACCTTCTCCTCTGCAG GGTGTGGAGGAGGGCAGAGTTGATTTTCTCAAGATTCTCAAGAGTGCCAACTCCATTATTCCCCATGTAGTGCTGGGGAGCACCATTCTTGCGCTGCTGTACCCACCTTCGTTTACATGGTTCACAACCAG ATACTACGCACCGGCATTGGGGTTCTTGATGTTTGCTGTAGGTGTCAATTCAAGCGTCAAGGACTTCATTGAAGCAATAAAAAGGCCAGGTGCTATCGCTGCTGGCTATATTGGACAGTTTATTGCCAAGCCTTTCTTTGGATTCCTATTTGGCACTCTTGCAGTTACAACTTTCAACCTTCCTACTGCTGTAG GTGCTGGTATCATGTTGGTTTCATGTGTGAGCGGAGCACAACTGTCAAACTATGCGACGTTCCTGACCGATCCACATATGGCTCCCCTCAGCATTGTTATGACATCGTTGTCGACAGCTAGTGCGGTTTTTTTTACCCCAACTTTATCTTACTTGCTTATCGGCAAGAAATTACCTGTTGACGTCGTAGGAATGATGTCCAGCATTGTCCAAATAGTGGTTGCTCCAATTGCAGCTGGATTGCTTCTGAATAG ATTTCTCCCAAGACTCTGTTCGGCTATTCAGCCATTTCTCCCTCCACTATCGGTGTTTGTGACTGCTTTatgtgttggctcaccattggctATAAATATCAAGGCTGTTTTGTCACCGTATGGACTATCCATTGTGTTTCTGCTTTTTGCATTCCATACAACATCTTTTGTAGCTGGGTATCATCTTGCTGGTACTTGGTTCCACAAGTCAGCTGATGTGAAGGCCCTGCAAAGAACGATATCTTTTGAGACAG GGATGCAAAGTAGCCTTCTTGCTCTTGCTTTAGCAAACAGGTTCTTCCCAGACCCTCTGGTGGGAGTGCCTCCAGCAGTATCA GTTGTGCTCATGTCCCTGATGGGGTTTGGTCTTGTCATGCTATGGTCCAAGAAAACACAAGTGTAG